One window from the genome of Corynebacterium sp. SCR221107 encodes:
- a CDS encoding Abi family protein — translation MPISYDKPFLTIGEQIQKLSRNGLQFINPEEAEKLLREIGYYRLSGYWFNFRELDSPSTYKTSKGKILQKRKSTFRADSKFEDAVALYQFDDELRQKVFEGIRAIEISLRSEIGHVLGMVSAFAHCDPSCLAPEFTKFNSGRPPGLLHADWAISEHAKWLKQVDKEERRSSDVFIEHFEDKYGRPLPVWVMTEILAFGTLSTLFSGMKQNSKDRLAVSYRIVDDRYVGDGSTMANWINHLRYIRNVCAHHSRLWNRNITSQLGAPPQGVAELAHLGNADRSRVYCSLAIIAYLLEKIQPQHPWRLEIVQFCKDGARENGFDLEAMGFPAVWEYLELWSPVYRNSCEDKLEKRRLFGSVETMQPQEIGSILRSEAPPKKRLDYLRYLRKQHKLIGIQETNSFEYPSFQIDLSHKKIHDCVARANERLLAVFAGTDDASWHALKWWLTPVDPNGLTPKTLLEQGRLTPEQVDDLLPPGGGGEPLSTTA, via the coding sequence TTGCCTATTTCCTATGACAAGCCCTTCCTCACAATTGGTGAGCAAATTCAAAAGCTCAGCCGGAATGGCTTACAGTTCATCAATCCAGAAGAAGCGGAGAAGCTACTTCGAGAAATAGGTTATTATCGTCTTTCTGGGTATTGGTTCAATTTTCGTGAGTTGGATTCTCCATCGACATATAAAACGTCGAAGGGAAAGATCCTCCAGAAGCGCAAATCTACTTTCAGGGCTGATTCAAAGTTCGAGGATGCCGTGGCGTTGTACCAATTCGACGACGAGCTAAGACAAAAGGTATTCGAGGGGATAAGAGCAATTGAGATCTCCCTGAGATCCGAAATTGGGCATGTTTTGGGCATGGTAAGCGCCTTTGCGCACTGCGATCCTTCGTGCCTTGCTCCTGAATTCACGAAGTTCAATTCTGGTCGACCACCGGGGTTGCTCCATGCGGATTGGGCGATAAGTGAACATGCGAAGTGGCTCAAGCAGGTAGACAAAGAGGAGAGGCGCTCAAGTGACGTTTTTATCGAGCACTTCGAAGATAAGTATGGGCGTCCGCTTCCAGTTTGGGTAATGACGGAGATCCTAGCTTTCGGTACGCTGAGTACCCTTTTTTCAGGAATGAAGCAAAACAGTAAAGATCGTCTTGCTGTTTCTTACCGGATAGTGGATGACCGGTATGTGGGGGACGGGTCTACCATGGCAAACTGGATAAACCACCTCCGGTATATTAGGAACGTTTGTGCCCACCACTCGCGGCTTTGGAACCGGAATATCACGTCGCAGCTTGGTGCGCCTCCACAAGGGGTTGCGGAGCTGGCGCACCTGGGTAATGCGGATCGAAGTCGCGTTTACTGCTCCTTGGCTATTATCGCCTATCTCTTGGAGAAGATTCAGCCACAGCACCCATGGCGTCTTGAGATTGTTCAATTTTGCAAAGATGGAGCACGTGAAAATGGGTTTGATTTGGAGGCTATGGGATTTCCAGCTGTTTGGGAGTACCTAGAACTCTGGAGTCCTGTTTACCGAAATTCCTGCGAAGACAAGCTTGAAAAGAGAAGGCTTTTCGGCTCGGTCGAAACCATGCAACCACAGGAAATCGGCTCGATCTTGCGAAGCGAAGCACCGCCGAAGAAACGATTGGACTACTTGCGATACCTTCGCAAGCAGCACAAGTTGATTGGTATTCAGGAAACCAATTCCTTCGAGTACCCATCATTTCAAATCGATTTGAGCCACAAGAAGATTCATGATTGTGTGGCTCGGGCAAATGAAAGATTGCTGGCTGTGTTCGCTGGCACCGACGATGCCTCATGGCACGCCCTGAAATGGTGGCTTACCCCCGTGGACCCGAACGGCCTCACGCCGAAGACGCTCCTCGAACAGGGTAGGCTTACCCCAGAGCAAGTTGATGACCTGCTGCCACCAGGAGGAGGTGGTGAGCCTTTGAGTACGACGGCATGA
- a CDS encoding monovalent cation/H+ antiporter subunit D family protein: MDYVLPLFVGIPLALVAIAAMSPWRWLRDGLALVTPIGTLAAGAWLFGYTGTHGTIAHAVGAYVGGVAIPFAADQFAAIMIVTASLVAFASNWFAIVVGETQSRFYPALSLMLLTGVMGGLLTADLFNFFVFIEVMLLPSYGLMAMTGTWGRLSAGRTFVLVNLATSTMLLIGVSVLYGVAGAVNIAALKDAAAGNPTITVTMGIILIALGLKAGVFPMHTWLPRTYPSTSASVMGLFSALHTKVAVYMIYRLYVVVFGLEDRWGWLIIALSVASMLVGAFAGLAENSMRRVISYQMVNGMPFILVMLAFTAGNAKAALGAGIFYALHHMVTVGSLILSTGAVEETYGTDLLSKLSGIARRDPLVAAVFVAGAFSIVGFPPFSGLWGKVGVVLGVAHAGTGASWFVITVIVIASFGAFLSMLRLWREVFWGAEMNRERIPQALRVPFARLAPATFLVVVSFGMFIFAGPLVSATQGAAEDLLDTSGYQQAVLHTGPHGDEAPVGVVKGEG; the protein is encoded by the coding sequence ATGGATTATGTACTTCCGCTTTTTGTGGGCATCCCGCTGGCCTTGGTCGCCATCGCCGCGATGTCGCCGTGGCGGTGGCTGCGCGACGGGCTGGCACTGGTCACCCCGATCGGCACCCTCGCCGCGGGCGCGTGGCTGTTTGGCTACACCGGCACCCACGGCACCATCGCGCACGCGGTCGGCGCCTATGTCGGCGGCGTGGCCATCCCGTTTGCCGCCGATCAATTCGCGGCGATCATGATCGTCACCGCCTCCCTGGTGGCCTTTGCCTCCAACTGGTTTGCCATCGTGGTCGGCGAGACGCAGTCGCGTTTTTACCCCGCGCTCTCGCTCATGCTGCTCACCGGCGTCATGGGTGGGCTTTTGACCGCCGACCTGTTCAACTTCTTCGTCTTCATCGAGGTCATGCTCCTGCCATCCTATGGGCTCATGGCCATGACCGGCACCTGGGGCAGGCTTTCGGCCGGGCGCACCTTCGTCCTGGTCAACCTGGCCACCTCCACGATGCTGCTCATCGGCGTCTCCGTCCTCTACGGCGTGGCCGGCGCGGTCAACATCGCAGCCCTTAAGGACGCCGCCGCTGGCAACCCCACCATCACCGTGACCATGGGCATCATCCTGATCGCGCTCGGCCTGAAGGCGGGTGTGTTCCCCATGCACACCTGGCTGCCACGCACCTACCCCTCCACCTCCGCCTCGGTGATGGGTCTATTTTCGGCCCTGCACACCAAGGTCGCCGTCTACATGATCTACCGCCTCTACGTGGTGGTCTTCGGGCTCGAGGATCGTTGGGGCTGGCTTATCATCGCACTGTCGGTGGCGTCCATGCTGGTGGGTGCCTTCGCAGGTCTGGCCGAGAATTCCATGCGCCGGGTGATCTCCTATCAGATGGTCAACGGCATGCCTTTTATCCTGGTCATGTTGGCGTTTACCGCTGGCAACGCCAAGGCTGCGCTCGGCGCGGGCATCTTCTACGCCCTGCACCACATGGTTACTGTCGGCTCGCTGATCCTTTCCACCGGCGCGGTGGAGGAGACCTACGGCACCGACCTTTTATCCAAGCTGTCCGGCATCGCCCGGCGCGACCCGCTGGTGGCGGCCGTGTTCGTGGCGGGTGCTTTCTCCATCGTGGGCTTCCCCCCGTTTTCCGGCCTGTGGGGCAAGGTCGGCGTGGTCTTGGGCGTAGCCCACGCGGGCACGGGTGCCTCCTGGTTCGTCATCACCGTCATCGTGATCGCCTCCTTCGGCGCCTTCTTGTCCATGCTGCGCCTGTGGCGCGAGGTGTTCTGGGGTGCTGAGATGAACCGCGAGCGTATCCCGCAGGCGCTTCGGGTGCCCTTCGCCCGGCTCGCCCCGGCCACCTTCCTGGTGGTGGTGAGCTTCGGCATGTTCATCTTCGCAGGCCCATTGGTGTCGGCCACGCAGGGTGCGGCCGAGGACCTGCTCGATACCAGCGGCTATCAGCAGGCGGTCTTGCACACCGGCCCGCACGGTGACGAGGCCCCGGTGGGCGTTGTGAAGGGAGAAGGCTAA
- a CDS encoding alpha/beta fold hydrolase → MTGSGTSAHNPGPRFCAVTGADLAYEVSDEGGHPVVQLHGLTSSRARDRVLNLDLGRGLSGTRLLRYDARGHGFSTGRPVAEDYRWPNLAKDLLTLLDEQFPGERVHGVGPSMGCATLLHAALIDPGRFSSLTLLAPPTAWDTRAAKSGDYEATARLVEKHGLQALLDVEQDHEEPPALAGAPKTSPDVKEELLPWVYRGAAMSDLPPQQALTTIDVPTTILAWAQDPTHPLSTAHALASLLPNANLQVATTRAQVDTWPGILMADVARASGA, encoded by the coding sequence ATGACGGGCAGCGGCACATCAGCACATAACCCCGGCCCTAGATTCTGTGCCGTAACCGGCGCGGACCTGGCGTATGAAGTCAGCGACGAGGGCGGGCATCCGGTCGTGCAACTCCACGGGCTCACCTCCAGCCGGGCGCGCGACCGGGTGCTCAACCTCGACCTCGGCCGGGGCTTGAGCGGCACCCGCCTATTGCGTTACGACGCCCGCGGCCACGGCTTTTCCACCGGCCGCCCGGTCGCGGAGGATTATCGGTGGCCCAACCTGGCTAAGGATTTGCTCACGCTGCTCGACGAGCAGTTCCCCGGCGAGCGCGTCCACGGCGTGGGCCCCTCGATGGGGTGCGCGACGCTGTTGCATGCGGCCCTCATTGACCCCGGTCGGTTTAGCAGCCTCACCCTCCTGGCTCCGCCGACCGCCTGGGACACCCGCGCTGCCAAGTCCGGCGATTATGAGGCCACGGCGCGGCTTGTCGAAAAGCACGGGTTGCAGGCCCTGCTGGATGTAGAACAAGACCACGAAGAACCCCCGGCGCTGGCCGGGGCGCCGAAGACCAGCCCCGACGTGAAAGAAGAGCTCCTGCCCTGGGTCTATCGCGGTGCCGCGATGAGTGACCTGCCCCCGCAGCAGGCGCTGACCACCATCGACGTGCCCACGACCATCCTGGCCTGGGCACAAGACCCCACGCATCCGCTTTCCACCGCCCATGCGCTTGCCAGCCTGCTGCCGAACGCCAACCTGCAGGTAGCCACGACGAGGGCGCAGGTGGACACCTGGCCGGGAATCCTCATGGCCGATGTCGCCCGGGCTAGTGGGGCCTAG
- a CDS encoding cation:proton antiporter, whose protein sequence is MFVTLASIGLGLMAIAIIATVALMATTRDQLTAAVISDLLFYGMIGFYAVWTMFHSAQIDYEVIFLTAIVGGVLPTMSTARIISKGRR, encoded by the coding sequence ATGTTTGTCACTTTGGCCTCCATTGGCTTAGGCCTCATGGCGATCGCGATCATCGCGACCGTGGCGTTGATGGCGACCACCCGCGATCAGCTCACCGCCGCCGTCATCTCCGACCTGCTCTTCTACGGCATGATCGGCTTCTACGCGGTGTGGACCATGTTCCACTCCGCGCAGATCGACTACGAGGTCATCTTCCTCACCGCGATCGTCGGCGGCGTGTTGCCCACCATGTCGACCGCCCGCATCATCTCGAAAGGTAGGAGGTAA
- a CDS encoding DNA polymerase III subunit epsilon (3'-5' exonuclease of DNA polymerase III), translating into MSIEKGITHEYHDGNAHTGAVSEQGAAGSEEKPSLSPDRAERERQRQREIEAAPFVVLTVKSSGIHPSTARVVVVDAITLDPDGNQVEDFYAVLNPAGDPGPVHLHGLTHEQVAEGKRFSQILKPLGRLIDGRTLIVHNTAATWGFIVAEARRAMSNAARSNRTRGRGRGRRRQRVGHVPQPALIVDTLATARRLGLQSADTRVRAVAADLGLEAPVAQASVQRAAREAFEVTREETMLTARVFFVEHARGILAQTTPDALRADRFGLQRSHIRVDAPHTPAPENPGVYSPEQGLVAGMEFVIAPEISMDPDLIIEAGLREGLSYSEKITRKSSVVVCNKRENLVGKAMHADRKQIPLLSDEEFLAAILKKSQAEN; encoded by the coding sequence ATGAGCATTGAAAAAGGCATTACCCACGAGTATCACGATGGCAACGCGCACACCGGCGCGGTCAGCGAGCAGGGTGCTGCAGGTTCGGAAGAAAAGCCTTCGCTGTCGCCTGACCGCGCCGAGCGCGAGCGTCAGCGCCAGCGTGAGATCGAGGCGGCGCCTTTTGTCGTGCTCACTGTGAAATCCTCCGGCATCCACCCGTCCACGGCGCGCGTCGTCGTGGTCGATGCCATCACCTTGGACCCCGATGGCAATCAGGTGGAGGATTTTTACGCGGTGCTCAACCCCGCGGGTGATCCCGGCCCGGTTCATCTGCATGGGCTCACCCATGAGCAGGTCGCCGAGGGCAAGCGCTTCAGCCAGATCCTCAAGCCGCTGGGCAGGCTCATCGACGGGCGCACGCTCATCGTCCACAACACCGCGGCCACCTGGGGCTTCATCGTGGCTGAGGCCCGGCGTGCCATGAGCAACGCCGCTCGGTCGAATCGCACCCGCGGGCGGGGCCGGGGTCGCCGGCGCCAACGCGTTGGCCACGTACCGCAGCCGGCGCTGATCGTGGATACCCTGGCCACCGCACGCAGGTTGGGATTGCAGTCGGCCGATACCCGCGTCCGCGCCGTGGCCGCGGATCTGGGGCTGGAGGCGCCCGTTGCGCAGGCCAGCGTGCAGCGCGCCGCCCGCGAAGCCTTCGAGGTCACCCGCGAGGAAACCATGCTCACCGCGCGGGTCTTCTTTGTCGAGCATGCTCGTGGAATCCTCGCGCAGACAACCCCGGATGCCTTGCGCGCGGATCGCTTTGGGTTACAGCGCAGCCACATTAGGGTCGATGCCCCGCACACCCCGGCCCCGGAAAACCCAGGGGTGTACTCCCCGGAGCAGGGACTTGTGGCGGGCATGGAGTTTGTGATCGCGCCTGAGATCAGCATGGATCCTGACCTCATCATCGAAGCCGGGTTGCGCGAGGGGCTGTCCTATTCGGAAAAGATCACCCGCAAGTCCTCGGTGGTGGTGTGCAATAAGCGCGAAAACCTGGTGGGCAAGGCGATGCACGCCGATAGAAAGCAGATCCCGCTGCTGTCGGATGAGGAGTTCCTCGCCGCCATCCTAAAGAAGTCTCAAGCCGAAAATTAG
- a CDS encoding cation:proton antiporter subunit C, whose protein sequence is MILALTIAILAAGGVYLVLQRGMLRIVIGMTLISHATNLIILAIGGTTNREEPFPNLNDIATMADPVPQAFVLTAIVIAMATTAYMLTLSGLGRSDDTEAEEVADEDSPLQTLGRSTTKAELAADEAHYRRRQAKLAQAEEDHH, encoded by the coding sequence ATGATTCTCGCACTGACCATCGCGATCCTCGCCGCGGGCGGGGTGTACCTAGTGCTCCAGCGCGGCATGCTGCGCATCGTCATCGGCATGACGCTGATCAGCCACGCCACCAACCTCATCATTTTGGCCATCGGCGGCACAACCAACCGAGAGGAGCCCTTCCCGAACCTCAATGACATCGCCACCATGGCCGACCCCGTCCCCCAGGCCTTCGTGCTGACGGCCATCGTCATCGCCATGGCCACCACGGCCTACATGCTCACCCTCTCCGGCCTAGGGCGCTCGGATGATACCGAGGCCGAGGAGGTCGCCGACGAGGATTCGCCGCTGCAGACCCTCGGGCGCTCGACCACGAAGGCCGAGCTTGCTGCCGATGAGGCGCACTACAGGCGTCGGCAAGCAAAACTGGCCCAAGCCGAGGAGGACCACCACTAA
- a CDS encoding MurT ligase domain-containing protein yields the protein MKLPTFSSLPAAPKLGLRTTIAVGLANLATAASRATGRGSGGMIGGLIAEKIDPNIMASLGAGRPVALVTGTNGKSTTTRMLASAVRSAHTVATNEGGDNMDAGIISALMAGTTASHVVLEVDELHVPRVAKRLGASCLVLLNLSRDQLDRVGEINKIERTLRQAVAENPDMTIIANCDDVLVTSVAYDAQNVVWVSAGAGWLNDATSCPRTGGHIIHEGAHWRAAKPLADGSAFERPAPDWTITAEGIVDKHGNVHPLNLKLPGNANRGNAAQAIAAAVECFDISLDAAIKAAESVDDVAGRYSTVTLGEHEIHLLLAKNPAGWQEALSMVDRSAEGLVIAVNGQVADGEDLSWLWDVKFEDLSSLSVKAAGERGTDLAVRLTYAEVEHELIKDPITAIKACPPGRVEVLANYTAFRDLKKALVAAVKDATTNSKEA from the coding sequence ATGAAGTTGCCAACGTTTTCTTCGCTGCCAGCAGCCCCGAAATTAGGTCTACGCACCACAATCGCCGTAGGCCTTGCCAACCTCGCCACCGCCGCTTCACGTGCAACCGGGCGCGGCTCCGGCGGCATGATCGGCGGTTTGATCGCGGAGAAGATCGACCCCAACATCATGGCCTCCTTAGGGGCCGGGCGCCCCGTGGCGCTGGTGACCGGGACAAACGGCAAGTCCACCACCACCCGCATGTTGGCCTCGGCGGTGCGCAGCGCGCATACCGTGGCCACGAATGAGGGCGGCGACAACATGGACGCGGGCATCATTTCCGCGCTGATGGCGGGCACCACTGCCAGCCACGTGGTCTTGGAGGTCGATGAGCTGCACGTGCCGCGCGTGGCCAAGCGTTTGGGCGCCTCCTGCCTGGTGCTTTTGAATCTCTCACGCGACCAGCTCGATCGCGTGGGCGAGATCAATAAGATCGAGCGCACCCTGCGCCAGGCGGTCGCGGAGAACCCGGACATGACCATCATCGCCAACTGCGATGACGTGCTGGTCACCTCCGTTGCCTATGATGCGCAGAACGTGGTGTGGGTTTCCGCGGGCGCGGGGTGGCTCAACGATGCCACCAGTTGCCCGCGCACCGGCGGCCACATCATCCATGAGGGCGCGCATTGGCGTGCGGCCAAGCCGCTTGCCGACGGCTCCGCCTTCGAACGCCCCGCCCCTGATTGGACGATTACAGCCGAAGGAATCGTCGATAAGCACGGAAACGTTCACCCGCTGAACCTGAAACTGCCTGGTAACGCCAACCGTGGCAACGCCGCGCAGGCCATCGCCGCGGCCGTGGAATGCTTCGATATCAGCCTCGACGCCGCGATCAAGGCCGCCGAATCCGTCGATGACGTGGCCGGACGCTACTCCACCGTCACCCTCGGCGAGCACGAGATCCACCTGCTGTTGGCCAAGAACCCCGCCGGGTGGCAGGAAGCGCTGTCCATGGTCGATCGCAGCGCCGAAGGCCTGGTCATCGCGGTCAACGGCCAGGTCGCCGACGGCGAGGACCTGTCGTGGCTGTGGGACGTGAAGTTTGAGGACCTTTCCTCGCTTTCGGTCAAGGCCGCCGGTGAGCGCGGCACGGACCTTGCCGTGCGCCTGACCTACGCTGAGGTCGAGCACGAGCTCATCAAGGATCCGATCACCGCGATCAAGGCCTGCCCGCCCGGCCGGGTGGAGGTCCTTGCCAACTACACCGCTTTCCGTGACCTGAAGAAGGCACTGGTCGCGGCCGTAAAAGATGCCACCACCAACTCCAAGGAGGCCTAA
- a CDS encoding monovalent cation/H+ antiporter subunit E, protein MLHGIWYAFWLIKELLKAGWTVVADVLTGSQKVDPCVVYYPLRVTKDWQITAFAASITITPGTMSLALIDDQPTAGDAPDTPRLLAVHAVHGSDPRGVLADLAAMEETMAPHVKGIDNHLDEATVIYPAPAPVLKEEK, encoded by the coding sequence ATGCTTCACGGAATCTGGTATGCGTTCTGGCTCATCAAGGAGCTGCTCAAGGCCGGCTGGACGGTGGTCGCCGATGTGCTCACCGGTTCTCAAAAAGTCGACCCGTGCGTGGTCTACTACCCGTTGCGCGTGACAAAGGACTGGCAGATTACCGCGTTTGCGGCCTCCATCACCATCACGCCCGGCACGATGTCGCTTGCGCTTATCGACGACCAGCCTACGGCCGGCGATGCCCCGGACACCCCGCGCCTTTTGGCCGTCCACGCGGTCCACGGCTCGGATCCCCGCGGCGTGCTCGCTGACCTCGCTGCCATGGAGGAGACGATGGCCCCGCACGTCAAGGGCATCGACAACCACTTGGACGAAGCCACGGTCATCTACCCCGCTCCTGCACCCGTGCTCAAGGAGGAGAAGTAA
- a CDS encoding DDE-type integrase/transposase/recombinase: MAIPTHIRKKIADFDPVRDGKTITKFCKEIGVSRQTYNNIKHRIAERGRAGIIPDSTAPKNPARKFDVELRQLVVQARQVLKETGRDYGPWSIYYYLLDDLRMENPPQRSTIALWLHEAGVVDGNARKRPRSSYKRFARAKVNELWQIDGFVYRLFDTAHTQITIYQLIDDASRFDLGSQAFSRPENGVDARATLAAAMDSYGCPQEVLSDNGEAFATYHRGRLSDTERWLAGLGVWSIAGFAPQTQGKDERSHQTIFRYLDARTPTTIEQVHKLLVEYRNYYNTKRRHQGLNHGKMHITPAQAREILDHATPPAQPVDPDVLWAKIATYYHSMHGGFPAGRENALDKVAASPKAHNHDSEPIHQDSRAIDDSSVAAITPASSNSWGIPDELWINRSGVVTILKHRLYVGTRWKNRMLYSQVSNNHAEFFTAHDGELLFSFPLPITLLHRPAGGQINIGHVEGMWHRRPPEIKPILSRPRPSRRKKP, encoded by the coding sequence ATGGCTATTCCAACCCATATTCGTAAGAAGATCGCGGATTTCGATCCCGTCCGTGACGGTAAGACCATCACCAAGTTCTGCAAAGAAATCGGCGTGTCCCGGCAGACGTACAACAACATCAAACATCGCATCGCTGAACGCGGCCGGGCAGGAATTATCCCGGATTCCACAGCACCGAAGAATCCTGCCCGAAAGTTCGATGTCGAGCTACGCCAACTCGTCGTCCAGGCCCGCCAGGTACTGAAAGAAACTGGCCGCGACTATGGGCCGTGGTCGATCTACTACTACTTGCTGGATGACCTGCGGATGGAGAATCCTCCGCAGCGCTCGACGATTGCTTTGTGGCTTCACGAAGCCGGTGTTGTTGACGGGAATGCCCGCAAGCGCCCCAGAAGCTCATACAAACGGTTTGCCCGCGCAAAGGTCAACGAGTTGTGGCAGATTGATGGCTTCGTCTACCGCTTATTCGACACTGCGCATACCCAGATCACGATCTACCAGCTCATCGATGACGCCAGTCGTTTCGACCTCGGATCGCAAGCATTCAGCAGGCCTGAAAACGGTGTCGATGCACGCGCCACCTTGGCTGCAGCAATGGATTCTTATGGCTGTCCTCAGGAGGTGCTGTCCGATAACGGTGAGGCCTTCGCCACCTATCACCGGGGCCGACTATCGGACACCGAACGATGGCTAGCGGGTTTGGGCGTGTGGTCTATTGCTGGATTCGCCCCACAAACCCAAGGTAAAGATGAACGATCTCATCAAACGATCTTCCGGTATCTCGATGCGCGCACACCCACAACAATCGAGCAAGTCCACAAGCTGTTGGTGGAGTATCGCAACTACTACAACACCAAGCGGCGCCACCAAGGCCTCAACCACGGCAAAATGCACATCACCCCTGCACAAGCCCGTGAGATCCTTGACCACGCTACCCCTCCCGCACAGCCTGTTGATCCAGATGTTTTATGGGCCAAAATCGCCACGTATTACCACAGCATGCACGGTGGTTTTCCCGCTGGAAGAGAAAACGCCTTGGACAAAGTGGCAGCTTCACCCAAGGCGCATAACCACGATAGTGAGCCAATCCATCAAGATTCACGCGCCATCGATGACTCCAGCGTAGCCGCCATCACCCCGGCGTCAAGTAATAGCTGGGGCATCCCCGACGAACTCTGGATCAACCGCAGTGGTGTTGTCACCATCCTCAAACACCGCTTGTACGTCGGCACTCGATGGAAAAACAGAATGCTCTACAGCCAAGTCAGCAACAATCACGCAGAGTTTTTCACCGCGCACGACGGTGAGCTTTTATTCTCCTTCCCACTTCCTATTACCTTGTTGCACCGACCGGCCGGAGGCCAGATCAACATCGGACACGTCGAAGGGATGTGGCACCGCCGCCCGCCAGAAATCAAACCGATCCTGTCGCGACCGCGGCCCTCGCGACGCAAAAAGCCATAG
- a CDS encoding type 1 glutamine amidotransferase codes for MSELTIGLILPDVLGTYGDDGNALVLRQRARMRGIDAAIHPVKLGEPVPDSLDLYCVGGGEDTAQILAAQHLIADGGLTRAAAKNTPILAICAGLQVLGVSFRAGGGIVDGVGLIDATTISMQKRAIGEVATTPTGAGMTAQLTDKLTGFENHMGATILGPDAQTLGTVTTGIGNADEAAVATAKVDAAQTFAEGAVQGSVICTYMHGPALARNPQLADLLLAQAMGKQLVELEPLDIPVVAQLRSERLGH; via the coding sequence ATGAGTGAATTAACCATTGGCCTCATCCTCCCGGATGTTTTGGGCACCTACGGCGACGACGGCAACGCCCTGGTTTTGCGCCAGCGCGCCCGCATGCGCGGCATTGATGCCGCGATTCATCCGGTCAAGCTCGGCGAACCCGTGCCGGATTCCCTCGACCTCTACTGCGTCGGCGGCGGTGAAGACACCGCACAGATCCTTGCCGCCCAGCATCTGATTGCCGACGGCGGGCTTACCCGCGCGGCGGCGAAGAACACCCCGATCCTTGCCATTTGCGCAGGCCTGCAGGTGCTCGGCGTATCCTTCCGCGCGGGCGGTGGCATCGTCGACGGCGTGGGGCTTATCGACGCCACCACCATCTCCATGCAAAAGCGTGCCATCGGTGAGGTAGCCACCACCCCCACCGGCGCCGGCATGACCGCGCAGCTGACCGACAAGCTCACCGGCTTCGAAAATCACATGGGCGCCACCATCCTAGGCCCCGACGCGCAGACACTGGGCACGGTGACCACCGGCATCGGCAACGCCGACGAGGCCGCGGTGGCAACCGCCAAGGTCGATGCCGCCCAGACCTTTGCCGAGGGCGCGGTCCAGGGCTCGGTGATCTGCACCTACATGCACGGCCCGGCGCTCGCCCGCAACCCGCAGCTGGCGGACCTTTTGCTCGCGCAGGCGATGGGCAAGCAGCTCGTTGAGCTGGAGCCGCTGGATATTCCGGTGGTGGCACAGCTGCGCAGCGAGCGCCTCGGGCACTAG
- a CDS encoding Na+/H+ antiporter subunit G: MIFDLIAGILVIIAGLLMVITAVALWRAPDALTRANLLGPTTGIAMPLIVVAKLVHDAGLGDLSLGTVIRALLAIAAFLVVLAVGSFVMGRSLLGLALEQEESSHREYRNHS; this comes from the coding sequence ATGATTTTCGACCTCATCGCCGGAATCCTCGTCATCATCGCCGGGCTGCTCATGGTCATCACCGCGGTCGCCTTGTGGCGCGCCCCCGATGCGCTGACCCGAGCCAACCTGCTCGGGCCTACCACAGGCATCGCCATGCCGCTGATCGTGGTTGCCAAGCTCGTCCACGACGCGGGCCTCGGTGACTTAAGCCTAGGCACCGTCATCCGCGCGCTGCTGGCGATCGCAGCCTTCCTCGTGGTGCTTGCGGTAGGTTCCTTCGTCATGGGCCGCTCCTTGCTGGGGTTGGCCTTGGAGCAGGAGGAATCCTCACACCGTGAGTACCGTAACCACAGCTGA